The window TCGGCGGAATAGACCATGATGGTTGGGCGCGAATGAGTGATCCGTCCGAAGTGAGCTATCTGGTCAAAAAGCTTCTGTCGCACCATGATCCATCGCGGCTTATTCTTGGCCCGGGCTGTACCATTCCGCCTGAAACGCCGATTATTAATATCAAAACGATAAGAGAAAGCTTGGGATGAACGCCAAAGCGCAACAATTGATTCGTGACATCACTCACACCATTTCGGATAAGCAGACCGAGACGGCGGTGCTTCAGAGCGCGGTGGAATTGCTCGACGCCTACTCCGACACCTTTAACTGGACAGGCTTCTATATGATGCGCGGGAATGTTCTAGAAGTCGGCCCGTATATTGGGCCTGTCACGGAGCATGTTCGAATCGAACTCAACAAAGGGATTTGCGGAGCCACGGCTACACAAAAGAAAAGTATCGTCGTCGATGATGTCAGATCTGATCCTCGTTTTTTAGCTTGCTCACTCACAACCCGCTCGGAAATTGTCGTGCCGCTCATGGACGGGGATGTATGTTTAGGCGAAATTGATATCGACTCAGACAAACCTAATGCTTTTAATGATGATGATAAAACAATGCTTGAGGAAGTAGCGCGGATAATAGTAGCGCGATTGAAAATGTGCTGAACGTTAGACAGTGAGGTTGTATATGTTTATTGGTGTGCTCCTGGTCCTTCTTGGCGTCCTGATGCTTCTTGAGCGAACAGGAATCATTTATGGCCAAGTCTGGGACTATCTTCTCCCGGCGGCATTGGTCGCTCTTGGTATTCACATTGTATCGCGAAATCGCTCTAAGAGATAACTCAGAATTCGGCTATTTGTTTTCTCTTTCTTCAAGTTCTATCAGCACTCCGCCTGTCGAAGCTGGATGGATAAAGGCAATGCGCTTTCCTTCGGCGCCTATGCGCGGCGTCTCGTCGATTAAGCGCAGGCCGGATGCTTTGAGTTCCGCCAATTTTTGTTCGATATCATCGCAGTACATACAAATATGATGAAGTCCTTCGCCCCGTGTTGAGATAAATCTCGCGATGGGACTCTGTTGCGATGTCGCGGCGACCAATTCGATACGGCCATGAGTCATACCTTTGAGATTGCTTTCAAGTCCGGCAAAGATGGCAACTTCCACATGCTGGTCGGCGACTGATTCGCGATGCGCTGGCGAATTCCCTAATAAGGTGGAATATATCGCAATCGACTTTTGTAAATCGGCAACAGCA is drawn from Candidatus Zixiibacteriota bacterium and contains these coding sequences:
- a CDS encoding DUF5668 domain-containing protein, which gives rise to MFIGVLLVLLGVLMLLERTGIIYGQVWDYLLPAALVALGIHIVSRNRSKR
- the mce gene encoding methylmalonyl-CoA epimerase, whose amino-acid sequence is MSEKSIISHIGIAVADLQKSIAIYSTLLGNSPAHRESVADQHVEVAIFAGLESNLKGMTHGRIELVAATSQQSPIARFISTRGEGLHHICMYCDDIEQKLAELKASGLRLIDETPRIGAEGKRIAFIHPASTGGVLIELEERENK
- a CDS encoding GAF domain-containing protein, with the protein product MNAKAQQLIRDITHTISDKQTETAVLQSAVELLDAYSDTFNWTGFYMMRGNVLEVGPYIGPVTEHVRIELNKGICGATATQKKSIVVDDVRSDPRFLACSLTTRSEIVVPLMDGDVCLGEIDIDSDKPNAFNDDDKTMLEEVARIIVARLKMC